From Theileria annulata chromosome 1, complete sequence, *** SEQUENCING IN PROGRESS ***, one genomic window encodes:
- a CDS encoding DNA-directed RNA polymerase ii, putative, whose protein sequence is MDWAPRQIKPSIEVVDLRKDRMDFILLNSDVSTANAIRRVILSEIPSLAIEIVTVLENTSVLHDEYISHRLGLLPIDSTLASEFEFRDRCQCTDKCAKCTVDYTLDVSCNDSNSRLVTHFDIVPDDTHSKSIYGKNLPMPIPRADVTNFNGATDGIPIVKLKRGQSINMKLTASKGLGKFHAKWIVANVNYKMEPRFSFNSALMEQLSSDEKAGIAASCPRNVFKYTGVRSENPSFLGHSDKTFKLDAGGLQVVNKLDCIYCDECINYCRELGHKDLIRIQPDESKFHFTIESTGSIPPEKILEIALIVLEKKLQDLQSNFTEAQSRTLGSTTTAHHREGPRAPQPSTPYIDLD, encoded by the coding sequence atgGATTGGGCGCCCAGGCAGATAAAGCCATCCATAGAAGTTGTAGATTTAAGGAAGGATCGCATGGACTTCATCCTTCTAAACTCCGATGTCAGTACAGCCAACGCAATCAGAAGAGTTATTCTTTCAGAAATACCATCGTTGGCAATAGAAATTGTTACGGTACTTGAAAATACCAGTGTTTTACACGATGAGTATATATCGCATAGATTAGGACTGCTGCCCATAGATAGTACCTTAGCAAGCGAGTTTGAATTCAGAGATAGGTGTCAATGTACAGATAAATGTGCAAAATGTACAGTAGATTATACACTAGACGTTTCATGTAATGATTCTAACTCCAGATTAGTTACTCATTTCGATATTGTGCCTGACGATACTCATAGTAAGTCAATATACGGCAAAAACTTGCCGATGCCAATCCCAAGGGCAGATGTTACTAATTTTAACGGAGCAACAGATGGAATTCCCATCGTTAAACTAAAAAGAGGCCAGTCAATTAACATGAAGTTAACTGCGTCCAAAGGGTTAGGGAAGTTTCACGCAAAATGGATAGTAGCTAACGTTAACTATAAGATGGAACCAAGATTTTCATTCAATTCAGCTTTAATGGAGCAACTTTCGTCTGATGAGAAGGCAGGAATTGCAGCAAGTTGTCCCAGGAATGTTTTTAAATACACCGGCGTAAGATCAGAGAACCCTTCCTTTCTAGGCCACTCAGATAAAACATTTAAGCTAGACGCAGGAGGGCTTCAAGTAGTTAACAAGCTTGACTGCATATACTGTGATGAgtgtataaattattgcAGGGAATTAGGTCATAAGGATCTCATACGTATTCAACCAGATGAGTCTAAGTTCCATTTCACTATAGAATCTACTGGTTCTATACCCCCAGAAAAGATCTTAGAAATTGCTCTAATTGTTCTAGAGAAGAAATTGCAAGATCTTCAATCTAACTTCACAGAAGCTCAGTCCAGAACTCTAGGTTCAACGACAACTGCACACCATCGGGAAGGACCCAGAGCTCCCCAACCTTCCACACCTTATATCGATTTAgactaa
- a CDS encoding uncharacterized protein (TapCf04.q1c.cand.11 - score = 35.73;~1 probable transmembrane helix predicted for TA19730 by TMHMM2.0 at aa 7-29), with translation MLYEMIYVPYLYTLLYHIIINLFPIRIVSGICLNKNSYAFLHLNLTNSHLITSKQQFRVVEGFSNIHKTNLNTMRNGIVSHSKPSLQIAPMLDVTYLQFRQFMRLLTRKTQLWTEMFVASSLINASEESVSRWLKFEENEHPIVAQLGGNCPETLVEAGRILKKFGYDEINLNVGCPSPRVSGKGCFGASLMREKELVRDIVHNMIKELEIPVTVKTRLGVDESDSYEFVKDFVSTVSQSGCEHFIIHSRKAWLKGINPKKNRTVPPLQYEKVFRLQRDFPHLKFTINGGFKTMESILDALNSENVDTDNNPHKLNGVMIGRLAYENPCILSNVDKIIYGVENPDTCYTRRILLEVFYLKFIANFQNYANYIDENVEETANMNISLIVKPILGVFHGEQGNKIFRRKF, from the exons atgCTATATGAAATGATATATGTACCATA CCTATACACCCTTTTGtatcatattattataaatttgtttcCCATTCGAATAGTTAGTGGAATCTGTTTAAATAAGAATTCTTATGCCTTTTTACacttaaatttaacaaattcaCATTTAATAACAAGTAAACAACAATTTAGAGTAGTAGAAGGGTTTAGTAATATacataaaacaaatttaaatacaatGAGAAATGGCATTGTTTCTCATTCTAAACCTTCCCTACAGATCGCACCCATGCTTGATGTAACATATCTTCAATTTAG ACAATTCATGAGGTTACTTACTCGCAAAACACAATTATGGACTGAAATGTTTGTTGCCTCATCCCTAATTAATGCTTCCGAAGAATCGGTATCTCGATGGCTAA AGTTTGAGGAAAATGAACACCCAATTGTAGCTCAACTAG GAGGGAATTGTCCAGAAACACTCGTTGAGGCTGGTCGGATTCTTAAAAAATTCGGCTAcgatgaaataaatttgaacGTAGGATGCCCTAGCCCAAGAGTATCAGGGAAAG GTTGTTTTGGAGCTTCACTTATGCGTGAAAAGGAGCTTGTTAGAGATATTGTACACAACATGATTAAGGAATTGGAGATTCCAGTGACTGTTAAGACGAGATTAGGCGTTGATGAGTCGGATTCTTATGAGTTTGTTAAGGATTTCGTTTCAACAGTTTCCCAGTCAGGTTGCGAACACTTCATCATTCACTCACGAAAGGCCTGGTTAAAGGGAATAAACCCTAAGAAAAACAGGACTGTACCCCCGCTCCAGTATGAAAAGGTATTCCGTTTACAACGGGATTTTCCTCACCTGAAATTTACTATTAACGGAGGATTTAAGACAATGGAGTCGATTTTGGATGCTCTAAACTCTGAAAATGTCGACACTGATAACAATCCTCACAAGTTAAACGGAGTGATGATAGGAAGGCTGGCCTACGAAAACCCATGTATATTATCGAATGTTGACAAAATCATCTACGGAGTTGAGAATCCTGATACATGTTATACCAGGAGGATACTTTTAGAGGTATTTTACCTTAAATTTATAGCTAATTTTCAGAACTACGCAAACTACATTGATGAAAATGTTGAAGAAACTGCTAATATGAACATTTCCCTGATTGTTAAACCTATTTTAGGTGTCTTCCACGGAGAACAGGGCAACAAGATTTTCAGACGTAAGTTTTAA
- a CDS encoding uncharacterized protein (1 probable transmembrane helix predicted for TA19720 by TMHMM2.0 at aa 385-407): MSHDHGSDGPGSGNNEDLSHGLQINSIYWETGHRTYLPFWAGLIKKFSPKIIDDKLRLLLGETRPVSHEPFVFYGDSGYFRSYYGDPDVNVVFPIKKRTNFCFSPTGKSSLSELEHKYNKYGRAKPNKRNNIERRRSTFSNESEQPQESDSALTEDDLNTINEFLTDLRSGVYGVENKEDLEKLEKQNERNPCENNLDLKEVLSEKNEKLENQMRKIFDISNLPTSENNNIDWENLENQISEGKKELDIEELKTVVHSIYRESGLLSEPFKVLETSELKLKWRQSLTNIEIFFTVDKSTKKKDYEIKFLPSTLTIKNQEKILLHKTLFGKVDCDGCFWTMYKDPTSGTKYVNINLRKRPPKFNNMWENIFEIFASSMLLTDLLRFLFNVLKFLLAISPLLLIVLIFVKNKNPKPKHPGKALDSDDEDFYDDKKDD, from the exons ATGAGTCATGATCATGGGTCTGATGGACCTGGTTCTGGAAATAATGAAGATTTATCACACGgtttacaaataaattcaatttacTGGGAAACGGGACATAGAACATATTTACCGTTCTGGGCAGGACTCATAAAGAAGTTTAGTCCCAAGATAATTGACGACAAG CTGAGATTACTTTTGGGAGAAACGAGACCTGTGTCACACGAACCGTTTGTATTTTATGGAGATTCTGGATATTTCAGAAGTTACTACGGAGATCCAGATGTAAATGTTGTTTTCCCAATCAAAAAAAGAACCAATTTCTGTTTTTCGCCAACAGGTAAATCAAGTTTGTCTGAACTTgaacataaatataataaatacgGAAGAGCTAAACCAAATAAAA GGAATAATATAGAAAGGAGGCGTTCAACCTTTAGTAATGAAAGCGAACAGCCCCAAGAATCTGATTCTGCCCTAACAGAAGATGATTTGAATACTATTAAT GAATTCCTGACTGACCTTAGATCTGGAGTTTACGGAGTAGAGAATAAAGAAGATCTTGAAAAATTGGAAAAACAAAATGAGAGAAATCCCtgtgaaaataatttagacCTTAAGGAAGTTCTTAGcgaaaaaaatgaaaaactTGAAAATCAAATGAGGAAAATTTTTGACATTTCAAATCTACCAACTTCTGAAAATAACAATATTGACTGggaaaatttggaaaatcAGATTTCAGAAGGTAAGAAGGAATTAGATATAGAAGAGTTGAAGACAGTGGTTCACTCCATTTACCGAGAAAGTGGATTATTATCTGAACCCTTCAAAGTTTTGGAAACATCAGAACTAAAGCTCAAGTGGAGACAATCATTAACCAATATCGAAATATTCTTCACAGTAGATAAGTCCACTAAAAAGAAGGACTACGAAATCAAGTTTCTCCCATCCACTCTTACCATTAAAAACCAAGAAAAGATTCTACTTCATAAAACC TTGTTTGGGAAAGTCGACTGTGATGGATGTTTTTGGACCATGTACAAGGACCCAACCTCCGGAACTAAGTATGTTAACATTAACCTAAGAAAGCGTCCACCGAAGTTTAATAACATGTGGGAAAACATTTTCG AAATTTTTGCAAGCTCAATGTTGTTGACTGACCTTCTAAGATTCCTGTTcaatgttttaaaattcttatTAGCAATATCGCCTCTCCTACTCATCGTGCTAATATTCgttaaaaacaaaaacCCTAAACCTAAACATCCAGGAAAAGCACTCGATAGTGATGACGAAGACTTCTACGATGATAAAAAGGATGACTAA
- a CDS encoding alkylated DNA repair protein, putative: MYDNNHVNGLSNSVFLCIRNTPYTKLNTNSFRRTLLSIVDNYINYANADVDSDGNLTDSSDKSNIHILNAENYSVHFVLSTNLSENSEPCSLYGFEDFPGVFVLRNFLTQDQSLLLACETLRSYINPPNNSNLLLMDPNISSPIWPSNSFKNLRWSTIGHLYDWGKRQYIGFTQFPEIIAKIVNQINTLLSGFYQPFTADSAIINFYSNSYFLRLHRDDAEETNDPVINISLGAPAIFCICKEDPSQFPLSCVVDSGSIIIMSKNSRRCLHGISKLYHYVKPDSSNLNGFETVKDTKTPYANPYFIKNLPQCPNDVFHGFTTSLDEDQISDVKDYLSKSRISISVRKAKL; this comes from the exons ATGTACGACAACAACCATGTTAATGGGCTAAGTAACTCAGTTTTTTTGTGTATTAGAAACACTCCgtatacaaaattaaatactAACTCCTTTCGGAGAACTTTACTTTCAATAGTCgacaattatataaattatgcCAACGCCGATGTTGATTCTGATGGAAATCTGACAGATTCGTCAGATAAATCCAACATCCACATTTTAAATGCCGAAAACTACTCTGTTCATTTTGTGTTATCAACAAATTTGAGTGAAAATTCTGAACCATGCTCTTTATATGGCTTCGAAGATTTCCCAG GAGTATTTGTCCTAAGAAACTTTTTAACTCAGGACCAATCCTTGCTTTTGGCCTGTGAAACACTCAGATCCTACATTAAT CCACCTAACAATAGCAATTTGCTCCTCATGGATCCTAACATATCTTCCCCAATCTGGCCAAGCAACTCTTTCAAAAATTTAAGATGGTCAACAATAGGTCATTTATACGATTGGGGAAAAAGACAGTACATTGGATTCACACAATTTCCCGAGATTATAGCCAAAATTGTCAATCAAATCAACACTTTACTTTCTGGCTTTTATCAACCCTTTACTGCAGat tCGGCCATAATAAATTTCTATTCAAACAGTTACTTTTTGAGATTACACAGAGACGATGCTGAGGAAACAAATGACCCAGTGATAAATATAAGTTTAGGAGCTCCTGctattttttgtatttgTAAAGAGGATCCAAG CCAATTTCCCCTTTCTTGTGTTGTTGATTCTGGATCGATCATTATCATGTCAAAAAACTCAAGAAGATGCCTACATg GAATAAGCaaattatatcattatGTAAAGCCGGATTcaagtaatttaaatgGTTTCGAAACGGTAAAAGATACTAAAACACCTTATGCTAACCCTTATTTCATCAAAAACCTTCCACAGTGTCCAAATGATGTTTTTCACGGGTTCACAACGTCTCTTGATGAGGATCAAATATCCGATGTCAAAGACTATCTATCGAAATCGAGGATCTCAATAAGTGTAAGGAAAGCTAAACTCTAA